GTCCTGGCCTGCGTGTTCGTCCTGGACAAGCCCTGGTGGCTCGGAGTGGTGCTGGCGATCGGCATGGTCGGCGCCGCCACGGCGGGTGACCTGGCCGAGTCGATGGTCAAGCGCGAGCTCGGGGTCAAGGACATGAGCTCGATCCTGCCCGGCCACGGCGGGGTCATGGACCGGCTGGACTCGGTTCTCTTCGCGTCGCCGGTGGCCTTTATCCTGTTCCATGTCTTTGAAAACGCACATTGATGCCGGATGAAGACACCGCATCACGTACTTTCCGTAAGGGGAAATCCATGACAGAAGCGAGCAGCGGCAAGATCCCCGCGACCTTCCGCCGTGTCGAGCGCTCCAGCTATGGCTACAGCGTGGCGCAGGTGGACGACTTCATGGAGCGCGGCCGGGCGGTCTTCGAGGACCCCGACCATGACCGCCCCCTCACCAGCACCGATGTGCGCAAGGTGGCCTTCGACCCGGCCCGCGGCGGCTACGAGGCCGCGCAGGTGGATCACGCCCTGGACATCCTGGAGGATGCGCTGGCCCACCGGGAACGGGATCATCTGATCGCGGCCCAGGGCGAAGAGGCCTGGCTGGGCGAGGTGGGCCGCCTGTCCGCGCTGCTGCGCCAGCGTCTGTACCGGCCCGACGGCGAGAAGTTCCGTCACCCGTCCAAGTCCCGGACGCAGGGCTACGCGGTGTCCGAAGTGGACGCGCTGTGCAAGGACATCGTCGACTATCTCGAGCACGATCACGCGCTGAGCGTCGATGACGTCCGCCGGGCGTCGTTCCCTCCCGCGAAGGGCCAGGACGCGTACGAAGAGGCTCAGGTGGACGCCTTCCTCGACCGGGTGGTCGAGCTGATGGCCGCCATCGACTGAGTTTCCCTCACGACCGACGGCGTCCGGCCTTCGCCTCGAGCCGACGCCGTCAGCGGCGTTCCGGCGCGTGGAGCCGGGTGAGGATCCGCCAGGCGTCCGCCGGGACGCTCCGCGGGGTCCGCCAGGAGACGCCGATCATGACGGCGAACGCGAGTGGCACGCTCCAGGCCGCCGGCTGCGACAGCCAGACCGGCGCCGTCGTGCCCAGAGCCGCCGTGGCGATCATCGCCGTCCCGCAGCCGGCGCCTCCGGCGACCATCCCCGCCACCGCGCCCGCCGTGCTGAGGCGCGGCCACCAGATCCCCAGCACGAGCACGGGGCACAGGGTCGACGCGGTGAAGGCGAACACCTGACCCACGCTGCCCGCCAGGGCCGGGCTCTGCGTGGGCACCGAGAGCAGGAACGGCACGAGCATCGCGAGCACGGCCGCACGCCGGAACCCCTTCACCCCACCGCCCAGGGCGTCCTGGGACAGCACGCCCGCCACGGACACCACGAGCCCCGAGGTCGTGGACAGGAAGGCCGCGAACGCCCCGGCCACCACGAGGGCGGTGAGCAGGTCGCCGAGCGTCCCCGGGATCAGCGCATGCGGCAGCAGCAGCACGACGGCGTCGGGCTGGGCGCCGCCGACGGCCGCGGGCGCGTAGACACGGGCCAGGTACCCGAAGGCGACCGGCAGAAGATAGAACGCCGAGAGCAGGCCCAGGACGAGCACGGTGGTCTTCCGGGCCGTCGGACCGTCGGGGTTGGTGTAGAAGTGCACCAGCACATGCGGCAGGCCGAGCGTCCCGAGCAGGAGCGCGAGGAACAGTGAGACGTTCTGATACGTCCCGAGCGCGCCCGTGACGGCTGCGCCGCCCACCGTCAGCGGCGCGGCGGCGGGCCGCAGTCCGGGCAACGAGAACAGCAGGAACAGAAGCGGCACCGCGAGAGCAGCGAGCTTCAGCCAGAACTGGAACGCCTGGACGAAGGTCATGGACCGCATGCCACCCGCGACGACGGCGAGGGTGACGACCACGGCGACCGTCCCCGAACCGGCCCACGACGGCAGCCCCATCATGGTGGAGACGGTCAGCGCCGCCCCGTGCAGCTGGGGGATGATGTACAGGCACCCCACCAGGACCACGAGGAGACTGGTCAGCCGCCGCGCCGGAAGGGAACCGAACCGGGCCTGGACGAAATCCGGCACCGTGTAAGCGCCGGAACGCCGCAGCGGCGCCGCCACGAACAGCAGCAGCATGAGGTACCCGGCGGTGTAGCCCACCGGGTACCAGAGAGCGTCCCGGCCGTTCAGGAAGACCAGCCCCGCCACGCCCAGGAAGCTCGCGGCGGACAGGTACTCACCGCCGATGGCCGAGGCGTTCCACCAGGGCTGGACCGTGCGGGACGCCACGTAGAAGTCACTCGTGGTCCGGGAGATCCGCAGCCCGTGGATGCCGATCAGGAGGGTCGCCGCGGCGACCAGCAGGATCGCTCCGATGGCGAGCGGGGCGTTCACCGGTCCTCGATGAGATCGCGGTACCGTTCCTCGTTGCGCTGGGCCAGCCGGGTGTAGAGCATGGCGCTGAGAAGGATCACCGGGAAGAGTCCCGCTCCGAGGAGGATCCACTCGAAGGGGATGCCCAGCACGCTGAGATCGCGAAGCCACGGGACCCATACCAACAGGACCGAGAACGTCGCGGCGATCAGCAGGAAGCCCAGGGCGACCACGAGGGCCAGGCGCAGCTGGGTGCGGAGCAGGGAGCGCAGGTAGACGTGGGCGGCGTCGTCATCCGTGGCATGCCGGGAGGCACTGGATGGCGGGCGCAGGGGACCCGGCGTCTGCGCCCGCCCCGTGGGCGCGACGACCCGGACGCGCGTCATCCGCCGGTCCTCAGCCGCGAGGGGGTGAGGGCGTTCCGCACGGCCGGGAGCAGACGCCGGCTGATGGGCAGCTCCGCCCCGGC
Above is a window of Arthrobacter sp. Y-9 DNA encoding:
- a CDS encoding DivIVA domain-containing protein; its protein translation is MTEASSGKIPATFRRVERSSYGYSVAQVDDFMERGRAVFEDPDHDRPLTSTDVRKVAFDPARGGYEAAQVDHALDILEDALAHRERDHLIAAQGEEAWLGEVGRLSALLRQRLYRPDGEKFRHPSKSRTQGYAVSEVDALCKDIVDYLEHDHALSVDDVRRASFPPAKGQDAYEEAQVDAFLDRVVELMAAID
- a CDS encoding cation acetate symporter, encoding MNAPLAIGAILLVAAATLLIGIHGLRISRTTSDFYVASRTVQPWWNASAIGGEYLSAASFLGVAGLVFLNGRDALWYPVGYTAGYLMLLLFVAAPLRRSGAYTVPDFVQARFGSLPARRLTSLLVVLVGCLYIIPQLHGAALTVSTMMGLPSWAGSGTVAVVVTLAVVAGGMRSMTFVQAFQFWLKLAALAVPLLFLLFSLPGLRPAAAPLTVGGAAVTGALGTYQNVSLFLALLLGTLGLPHVLVHFYTNPDGPTARKTTVLVLGLLSAFYLLPVAFGYLARVYAPAAVGGAQPDAVVLLLPHALIPGTLGDLLTALVVAGAFAAFLSTTSGLVVSVAGVLSQDALGGGVKGFRRAAVLAMLVPFLLSVPTQSPALAGSVGQVFAFTASTLCPVLVLGIWWPRLSTAGAVAGMVAGGAGCGTAMIATAALGTTAPVWLSQPAAWSVPLAFAVMIGVSWRTPRSVPADAWRILTRLHAPERR